The Paenibacillus sp. YPG26 genome includes a window with the following:
- a CDS encoding TfoX/Sxy family protein, whose amino-acid sequence MTKLSDLPNIGQVLEGKLIASGIKTPFQLIQLGSREAYARIRRHDSSASLHMLYALEGAVQGLRSHQLSKSLQRELIQEFKKLNQLATCTAT is encoded by the coding sequence ATGACCAAGCTCTCTGATCTGCCTAACATCGGTCAAGTCCTTGAAGGGAAGCTGATCGCCAGTGGCATCAAGACGCCGTTTCAGCTTATACAGCTGGGCAGCCGGGAAGCTTACGCCCGGATTCGCCGGCATGACAGCTCTGCCAGCCTGCATATGCTCTATGCGCTTGAGGGTGCGGTTCAAGGACTGCGGTCTCACCAGCTGTCTAAGAGCCTACAGCGGGAGCTGATTCAGGAATTCAAGAAGCTCAATCAACTAGCGACATGCACTGCTACCTAA
- the gap gene encoding type I glyceraldehyde-3-phosphate dehydrogenase, protein MSVKVGINGFGRIGRLAFRRIQNVEGIEVVAINDLTDAKMLAHLLKYDTTQGRFNGDVEVHDGFFKVNGKEVKVLANRNPEELPWGELGVDIVLECTGFFTSKEKAELHLKGGAKKVVISAPATGDMKTIVYNVNHETLDGSETVISGASCTTNCLAPMAKTLNDKFGIVEGLMTTIHAYTGDQNTLDAPHAKGDFRRARAAAENIIPNTTGAAKAIGLVIPDLQGKLDGAAQRVPVATGSLTELVTVLDKKVTVDEVNAAMKAASDPETYGYTEDEIVSSDIVGITYGSLFDATQTKVMTVGDKQLVKTVAWYDNEMSYTAQLVRTLEFFAKKAQ, encoded by the coding sequence ATGAGTGTAAAAGTTGGTATTAATGGATTTGGTCGTATCGGACGTCTTGCTTTCCGTCGTATTCAGAACGTGGAAGGTATTGAAGTAGTTGCTATCAATGACCTTACAGATGCTAAAATGCTGGCTCATTTGTTGAAATATGATACAACTCAAGGCAGATTCAATGGCGATGTTGAAGTTCATGACGGTTTCTTCAAAGTTAACGGCAAAGAAGTTAAAGTTCTTGCTAACCGTAACCCTGAAGAATTGCCATGGGGCGAGCTTGGCGTTGATATCGTTCTTGAATGTACTGGTTTCTTCACTTCCAAAGAGAAAGCAGAACTTCACCTTAAAGGCGGCGCTAAGAAAGTAGTAATCTCCGCTCCGGCTACAGGCGACATGAAGACGATCGTATACAACGTTAACCATGAGACTCTTGATGGTTCCGAGACTGTAATCTCCGGCGCATCTTGCACAACGAACTGCTTGGCTCCTATGGCTAAGACTTTGAACGATAAGTTCGGTATCGTTGAAGGCTTGATGACAACTATTCACGCTTACACTGGTGACCAGAACACTTTGGATGCTCCACATGCGAAAGGTGATTTCAGACGTGCTCGTGCAGCTGCTGAGAACATCATTCCTAACACAACTGGTGCTGCTAAAGCGATCGGTCTGGTTATCCCTGACCTTCAAGGCAAGCTTGATGGTGCTGCTCAGCGTGTTCCAGTTGCAACAGGTTCTTTGACTGAGCTTGTAACTGTTCTTGACAAAAAAGTAACTGTAGACGAAGTTAACGCAGCAATGAAAGCCGCTTCCGATCCAGAAACTTATGGTTACACTGAAGACGAAATCGTATCTTCCGATATCGTAGGTATCACTTACGGTTCCCTCTTCGATGCTACACAGACTAAAGTAATGACAGTTGGCGACAAGCAGCTCGTTAAAACAGTAGCTTGGTATGACAATGAAATGTCCTACACTGCACAATTGGTTCGTACTTTGGAGTTCTTTGCTAAGAAAGCTCAATAA
- the tpiA gene encoding triose-phosphate isomerase, with amino-acid sequence MRTPIIAGNWKMFKTVSEAKTFFEDIKGKAEVEGVESVICAPYTNLPALVEAAKGTSIKIGAQNLHFEDEGAFTGEISGGMLKELGVDYVIIGHSERRAYFGETDEIVNKKVHAAFKHGITPIPCVGEKLEEREAGQTKDVVKVQTEAALQGLSAEQAAQVVIAYEPIWAIGTGKSSTSQDANEVTSYIRSIVADLYDESVASKVRIQYGGSVKPENVKEYLGQSDIDGALVGGASLQPASYIALVEGAK; translated from the coding sequence TTGAGAACACCAATTATTGCAGGGAACTGGAAGATGTTCAAAACCGTTTCCGAAGCAAAAACTTTCTTCGAAGACATTAAAGGTAAAGCGGAAGTAGAAGGTGTGGAAAGTGTGATCTGTGCACCTTACACCAACCTTCCAGCATTGGTGGAAGCAGCGAAGGGCACTTCAATCAAGATTGGCGCCCAGAACCTTCACTTCGAGGACGAAGGAGCCTTCACTGGCGAAATTAGTGGGGGAATGCTGAAGGAACTTGGCGTAGATTATGTAATTATCGGCCATTCCGAACGCCGTGCTTACTTCGGTGAGACCGATGAGATCGTGAACAAGAAAGTCCACGCCGCATTCAAACACGGCATTACTCCGATCCCTTGTGTGGGTGAGAAGCTAGAAGAACGTGAAGCAGGGCAGACTAAAGACGTGGTGAAGGTACAGACCGAAGCAGCTCTCCAAGGTCTGAGCGCTGAGCAAGCCGCTCAAGTTGTTATTGCTTACGAGCCGATCTGGGCGATCGGAACAGGCAAATCCTCCACATCCCAGGATGCGAACGAGGTTACTTCCTACATCCGTTCTATTGTTGCGGATCTCTACGATGAGTCTGTGGCATCCAAAGTGCGTATTCAATACGGCGGCAGTGTGAAGCCTGAGAACGTGAAGGAATATCTTGGTCAAAGCGATATCGACGGAGCGCTCGTTGGCGGTGCAAGCTTGCAGCCTGCTTCTTATATCGCACTTGTCGAGGGGGCCAAGTAA
- the gpmI gene encoding 2,3-bisphosphoglycerate-independent phosphoglycerate mutase, with protein MSAPRPVALIIMDGFGLRGTDEGNAVAQANKPNYDRYLKMYPNTTLTACGEAVGLPAGQMGNSEVGHLNIGAGRIVYQDLTRIDKSIREGEFFTNETLVEAVKYAKTNGKKLHLYGLLSDGGVHSHIDHMLAMLDLAKKEDLHEVYIHAFLDGRDVAPDSAKGFLERLIAKIEEVGIGKIATVQGRYYAMDRDKRWERVEKSYRAIVYGDGPKYTDPIQAVTESYEKSVFDEFVEPTVIVDGSGNPVGLVESGDSVVFLNFRPDRAIQLSQVFTNLDFQGFDRGPNFPIGLHFVCLTLFSETVGGYVAYEPKNLDNTLGEVLVQQGKTQLRIAETEKYPHVTFFFSGGRDVQLEGETRVLINSPKVATYDLKPEMSAYEVAEAAVKEIESDKHDAIILNFANPDMVGHSGMLEPTIKAVEVTDECVGKVVDAVLAKGGVTIIIADHGNADMVFDENGRPFTAHTTNPVPFIVTSEDVILRESGILADVAPTILDLMGLPQPAEMTGQSMIASRKNN; from the coding sequence ATGTCAGCACCCAGACCTGTAGCACTCATCATCATGGACGGGTTCGGTCTTCGCGGTACAGATGAAGGCAACGCGGTCGCACAGGCGAACAAACCGAATTACGACAGATACCTCAAGATGTACCCGAACACGACACTTACCGCTTGCGGTGAGGCAGTAGGTCTGCCAGCCGGACAAATGGGTAACTCTGAAGTAGGGCATCTGAACATCGGTGCAGGCCGGATCGTATATCAGGATCTGACCCGGATCGACAAATCGATCCGTGAAGGTGAGTTCTTCACGAACGAGACCTTGGTTGAAGCTGTTAAATATGCGAAGACCAATGGGAAGAAGCTTCACTTGTACGGCTTGCTGTCCGATGGCGGTGTACACAGCCATATTGACCATATGTTAGCTATGCTGGATCTTGCCAAGAAGGAAGATCTGCATGAGGTGTATATCCATGCATTCCTGGATGGCCGCGACGTGGCTCCAGACAGTGCTAAGGGATTCCTGGAACGGTTGATCGCCAAGATTGAAGAAGTAGGCATCGGCAAAATCGCTACGGTTCAAGGACGCTATTATGCCATGGACCGCGACAAACGCTGGGAGCGTGTGGAGAAGTCTTACCGCGCCATCGTTTATGGCGATGGGCCTAAGTATACAGATCCGATTCAGGCGGTTACCGAATCTTATGAGAAGTCTGTGTTCGATGAGTTCGTTGAACCTACTGTTATTGTGGATGGTTCCGGCAATCCGGTAGGACTTGTGGAGTCCGGAGACTCCGTAGTCTTCCTGAACTTCCGTCCTGACCGTGCGATCCAGCTGTCTCAAGTATTCACGAACCTGGACTTCCAAGGCTTTGACCGTGGACCTAACTTCCCGATCGGCCTGCACTTTGTATGTCTGACTCTATTCAGCGAAACGGTTGGCGGATACGTAGCCTACGAGCCGAAGAACCTGGATAATACGTTAGGCGAAGTGCTTGTACAGCAAGGTAAGACTCAGCTTCGTATTGCTGAGACCGAGAAGTATCCGCACGTAACCTTCTTCTTCAGCGGCGGACGCGATGTTCAGCTTGAGGGCGAGACTCGCGTATTGATCAATTCCCCTAAGGTTGCTACCTATGACCTGAAGCCGGAGATGAGTGCTTATGAAGTGGCAGAAGCTGCTGTGAAGGAGATCGAATCGGATAAGCATGATGCCATTATCCTGAACTTTGCCAACCCGGATATGGTGGGTCACTCGGGTATGCTTGAGCCGACAATCAAAGCGGTTGAAGTTACAGATGAGTGTGTAGGCAAAGTCGTTGATGCTGTGCTCGCTAAAGGCGGAGTCACTATTATTATTGCTGACCACGGCAATGCGGATATGGTATTTGATGAGAACGGGCGTCCGTTCACCGCGCACACTACTAACCCGGTTCCGTTCATCGTGACATCGGAAGATGTGATTCTGCGTGAGAGCGGCATTCTTGCCGATGTGGCGCCAACGATTCTGGATCTGATGGGACTTCCGCAGCCTGCGGAGATGACCGGACAATCCATGATTGCCAGCCGTAAGAACAACTAA
- a CDS encoding sugar-binding domain-containing protein gives MRNILEIQKQLLPDLMDILKKRYTILHQIKLAGVIGRRTLASSLDMTERVLRAETDLLKAQGLIEIENMGMSISEAGVHLLELLEPLVKELLGLAALEDRIRKGYGLRKVIVVPGDWDVSSDTKQELGRAGAKALLSVMEERDVVAVTGGTTLASIAEKLTMPVNARLKDSWFVPARGGLGESLEIQANTIASGMAKRVGAGYRLLHVPDLLGEEAYHSLVNDPNTQEIVALIRKARIVIHGIGDAMEMAHRRKLDSAMLQELQNEGALAESFGYYFDQEGKVVHKMLTLGLRLEDITSTEVVIGVAGGKSKAKAIHAVLRFGHEDILVTDEAAAMEIVALLDQEKAGLDNED, from the coding sequence ATGCGAAACATATTGGAAATCCAAAAGCAGCTTTTGCCTGATCTCATGGATATTCTTAAGAAAAGATACACCATTCTTCATCAGATCAAGCTTGCTGGAGTGATTGGCCGCAGAACACTAGCCTCATCTTTGGATATGACTGAGCGAGTGCTGCGCGCCGAGACAGACTTGTTGAAAGCGCAAGGGCTGATTGAGATCGAGAATATGGGCATGTCGATCAGCGAAGCGGGTGTTCATCTGCTTGAGCTGTTAGAGCCACTCGTCAAAGAGCTGCTTGGTCTGGCTGCCTTGGAGGACAGAATCCGCAAGGGCTACGGCCTCCGCAAAGTTATTGTAGTGCCGGGAGATTGGGACGTATCTTCGGATACCAAGCAGGAGCTTGGACGCGCCGGAGCCAAAGCGCTCCTCAGCGTGATGGAAGAGAGAGATGTAGTTGCTGTCACAGGCGGAACCACACTCGCCTCCATTGCGGAGAAGCTGACCATGCCGGTGAATGCCCGGCTTAAGGACAGCTGGTTCGTGCCAGCACGGGGAGGACTCGGCGAGAGCCTTGAGATCCAAGCCAATACCATCGCTTCCGGAATGGCTAAGCGTGTGGGTGCAGGATATCGGCTGCTGCATGTGCCTGATCTGCTTGGTGAAGAGGCTTATCACTCTCTTGTAAATGACCCCAATACTCAAGAAATTGTAGCATTGATCCGCAAAGCAAGGATTGTCATCCACGGCATCGGAGATGCTATGGAAATGGCCCATCGGCGCAAGCTGGACTCCGCTATGCTTCAGGAGCTTCAAAACGAAGGTGCGCTGGCGGAATCATTTGGCTACTATTTCGATCAAGAAGGCAAGGTTGTTCACAAAATGCTTACGCTTGGACTGAGGCTTGAAGACATTACCTCGACCGAGGTTGTGATTGGAGTTGCAGGCGGCAAGAGTAAAGCGAAGGCCATTCATGCCGTGCTGCGGTTCGGACATGAGGATATTCTGGTGACAGACGAGGCAGCAGCGATGGAGATCGTCGCTTTGCTGGATCAGGAGAAGGCCGGATTGGATAATGAAGATTAA
- the secG gene encoding preprotein translocase subunit SecG: protein MEIFLKVLLIIFSIGLVTVVLLQKGKSAGLSGAISGGAEHLFGKAKARGMELVLERLTVVMATGFFILSVVVAVVLK from the coding sequence ATGGAAATCTTTTTGAAAGTGCTGCTCATTATTTTTTCCATCGGTTTGGTTACAGTAGTTCTTTTGCAAAAGGGAAAGAGCGCGGGGCTTTCCGGTGCCATCTCCGGGGGCGCTGAGCACCTTTTCGGTAAAGCAAAGGCACGCGGTATGGAACTGGTTCTGGAACGTTTGACTGTGGTGATGGCTACTGGATTCTTTATTTTATCAGTTGTCGTAGCTGTTGTGCTTAAGTAG
- a CDS encoding SRPBCC family protein, with translation MNNVTKMRISRPAQEVFDAFVEPSKIGNFWFSSSSERWEQGRTITLRYDEYDAQGDIYVKEMELNRRIVFEWGASGEGHVVIITLSPTGNDECIIEVIEEGFDAGDQDVIPQMLDNKEGWVYMLTCLKGYLEYGVNLRAALVK, from the coding sequence ATGAACAATGTAACCAAAATGAGAATATCCAGGCCTGCACAGGAGGTGTTCGATGCTTTCGTTGAGCCTTCAAAGATCGGGAACTTCTGGTTCTCTTCCAGTTCTGAGCGCTGGGAGCAAGGCAGGACGATCACCTTGAGATATGATGAGTATGACGCGCAAGGGGATATTTATGTGAAGGAGATGGAGTTGAATAGAAGGATTGTGTTTGAATGGGGCGCTAGTGGAGAAGGGCATGTAGTGATAATTACCCTAAGTCCCACTGGTAACGACGAGTGTATAATTGAAGTCATTGAAGAGGGTTTTGACGCGGGTGATCAGGATGTGATCCCTCAAATGCTGGACAACAAAGAGGGCTGGGTCTATATGCTGACTTGCTTGAAGGGATATTTGGAATACGGTGTTAATCTCAGAGCAGCTTTGGTGAAATAA
- the rnr gene encoding ribonuclease R encodes MITESDLLNFMRETAYKPMTYQELEKHFGIESAADFKEFLKLLNQLEGEGKILLTETNRYGVPERMSLLRGRLQVHAKGFAFLIPENREHPDVYIHANDLKSAMNGDIVLGRVTSKSAGGGKLEGEVVRIVQRAVTQVVGVFQNNEVYGFVIADDKRINKDIFIPKGAFNGAADGEKVVVRIVRYPEGRSAAEGEIIEILGHKDDPGVDILSIIRKHQLPEAFPEEVLAEALDAPDVIEEDEIRKQNRRDLRDKIIVTIDGEDAKDLDDAVNVEKLPNGHFRLGVHIADVGYYVRENSKLDQEAYNRGCSVYLVDRVIPMLPHRLSNGICSLNPKVDRFTLSCEMEFNEQMRVVKHDVFTSVIRTKERMTYTNVRKILQNEDPEVTERYSDLVQNFKDMQELALRLRGNRIRRGAVDFDFEESKVIVDETGKAVDIVKRERSIAEQIIEEFMLAANETVAEHFHWLKVPFLYRIHEDPDQEKLQNFMAFIANFGYSVKGKGNTVHPRALQTLLEDIKGTKEQTVISTMMLRSMKQAKYDSESTGHFGLAAEFYSHFTSPIRRYPDLVIHRIIREVIEGGGALTPARQEYLASRMQDIAQQSSERERVAVEAERDTEALKKAEFMLDKVGEEFPGIISSVTSFGMFIELENTVEGLIRLSAMTDDYYNFHEQHMALIGERTSKIYRIGDEVKIRVVRVNMDDHTIDFEMVDMKPRREGGRPRGEGFGGGRGGKAGGRDDRGGGFGGRGDKGRGKDKGRGGSGGSGESFGAGGGTAARGKRRGGDAASAQGGKPGKGASGVRTDASAAPARSFGFGSGKGGYGGGSSAGATGQGGSRRKHTTASGIFTPGGSEAGGEGGAPKRKKRKGGGKKNGRSKGDANNATAAFVRKKK; translated from the coding sequence ATGATAACGGAATCAGATTTATTAAATTTTATGCGGGAGACCGCCTATAAACCCATGACCTACCAAGAGCTGGAGAAGCATTTCGGCATAGAAAGCGCTGCTGACTTCAAGGAATTCCTCAAGCTTCTGAACCAGTTGGAGGGAGAAGGGAAGATTCTCCTGACCGAGACCAACCGTTATGGAGTACCAGAGCGGATGAGTCTGCTGCGCGGCCGTCTTCAGGTGCATGCCAAAGGGTTCGCTTTTCTGATTCCCGAGAACCGGGAGCATCCCGATGTATATATTCATGCCAATGATTTGAAGAGCGCGATGAATGGAGATATCGTGCTTGGCAGAGTGACGTCCAAGAGCGCCGGAGGCGGCAAGCTTGAGGGTGAAGTTGTGCGTATTGTTCAGCGTGCCGTGACTCAAGTCGTCGGTGTGTTCCAGAACAATGAGGTATATGGCTTTGTCATTGCCGATGATAAGCGGATTAATAAAGATATTTTCATACCGAAAGGCGCATTTAATGGGGCCGCGGACGGAGAGAAAGTTGTAGTTCGCATCGTTCGTTATCCGGAAGGACGCTCCGCGGCAGAAGGCGAGATTATTGAAATATTGGGTCATAAGGATGACCCTGGCGTAGATATTCTGTCGATTATCCGTAAGCATCAGCTGCCGGAAGCTTTCCCGGAGGAAGTGCTGGCAGAGGCGCTGGACGCTCCAGACGTCATCGAGGAAGATGAGATCCGCAAGCAGAACCGCCGTGATCTGCGCGATAAGATTATTGTGACGATTGACGGGGAAGATGCGAAGGATCTTGATGACGCGGTGAATGTGGAGAAGCTGCCTAATGGGCATTTCCGGCTCGGGGTTCACATTGCCGATGTGGGCTATTATGTAAGGGAGAACTCCAAGCTGGATCAGGAGGCCTATAACCGGGGCTGTAGTGTCTATTTGGTGGATCGTGTTATTCCCATGCTGCCGCATCGGCTGTCTAACGGAATATGCAGCTTGAATCCGAAGGTGGACCGGTTCACGCTGTCCTGCGAGATGGAATTCAACGAACAGATGCGGGTAGTGAAGCATGATGTCTTCACCAGTGTGATTCGGACGAAAGAGCGGATGACTTACACGAATGTACGCAAAATTTTGCAAAATGAAGACCCTGAGGTTACAGAGCGCTACAGCGATCTGGTGCAGAACTTCAAGGACATGCAGGAGCTCGCGCTGAGACTGCGCGGGAACCGGATCCGGCGCGGAGCGGTGGACTTCGACTTCGAGGAATCCAAGGTGATCGTGGACGAGACCGGTAAAGCGGTAGACATTGTCAAGCGGGAACGCTCGATTGCGGAGCAGATTATCGAGGAGTTCATGCTTGCCGCGAATGAGACGGTAGCTGAGCATTTCCACTGGCTGAAGGTGCCGTTCCTCTACCGGATTCATGAGGACCCGGATCAGGAGAAGCTGCAGAATTTCATGGCGTTCATCGCCAATTTCGGATACTCGGTGAAGGGCAAGGGCAACACGGTTCATCCGCGTGCGCTGCAGACTCTTCTTGAGGATATTAAGGGAACGAAGGAGCAGACGGTTATCAGTACGATGATGCTCCGCTCCATGAAGCAAGCGAAGTATGACTCCGAGAGCACCGGGCACTTTGGTCTGGCTGCCGAGTTCTACTCCCACTTCACCTCGCCGATCCGGCGGTATCCGGACCTTGTCATTCACCGGATTATCCGGGAAGTGATTGAGGGTGGGGGAGCCCTGACCCCGGCGCGCCAGGAATATCTGGCCAGCCGGATGCAGGACATTGCGCAGCAGTCCTCCGAGCGTGAGCGGGTCGCTGTTGAGGCTGAGCGGGATACCGAAGCGCTGAAGAAAGCGGAATTCATGCTGGATAAGGTCGGGGAGGAGTTCCCGGGTATTATCAGCAGTGTGACCAGCTTCGGCATGTTCATTGAGCTGGAGAACACGGTAGAAGGTCTAATTCGTCTGAGCGCGATGACGGACGATTACTATAACTTCCACGAACAGCATATGGCGCTGATCGGCGAGCGTACTTCGAAGATCTACCGCATCGGTGATGAGGTGAAGATCCGCGTTGTGCGGGTGAACATGGACGACCATACCATCGACTTCGAGATGGTCGACATGAAGCCGCGCCGCGAGGGCGGTAGACCGCGCGGCGAGGGCTTTGGCGGCGGCCGTGGCGGCAAGGCCGGCGGCAGGGATGACCGCGGCGGCGGCTTCGGCGGCCGCGGGGATAAAGGCCGCGGCAAGGACAAGGGCCGCGGCGGCTCTGGCGGCTCCGGCGAGAGCTTCGGAGCCGGTGGCGGCACTGCGGCGCGCGGCAAGCGCCGCGGCGGGGATGCGGCTTCCGCGCAAGGCGGGAAGCCGGGCAAGGGCGCGTCCGGCGTACGGACGGACGCGAGTGCCGCCCCGGCCCGAAGCTTCGGCTTCGGTTCGGGCAAGGGCGGCTATGGCGGCGGCTCGTCTGCGGGAGCGACGGGCCAAGGCGGCTCGCGGCGGAAGCATACGACCGCGAGCGGGATCTTCACCCCCGGCGGCAGTGAGGCCGGGGGCGAGGGCGGCGCGCCGAAGCGCAAGAAGCGCAAAGGCGGTGGCAAGAAGAACGGCAGAAGCAAAGGTGACGCGAACAATGCGACGGCCGCTTTTGTGAGGAAGAAGAAGTAA
- a CDS encoding phosphoglycerate kinase, with translation MTKKSVRDVEVNGKRVFVRVDFNVPLENGKITDDTRIRETLPTIKYLIENGAKVILASHLGRPKGEFVDSLRLTPAAERLSELLGKQVAKADEAVGDAVKAQVDALNNGDVLVLENVRFYPGEEKNDPELAKQFAELADLFVNDAFGAAHRAHASTEGIAHQIPAVSGLLMEKELDVLGKAISNPERPFTAIIGGSKVKDKIDVIDNLLNIADNVLIGGGLTYTFFKAQGYEIGQSLLDKDKLDVALGFIEKAKKLGKNFMLPVDIVISDDFSADANTRVVGIDEIPADWEGIDIGPKTRELYADVIKNSKLVVWNGPMGVFEIEPFSHGTRQVAEACAATEGYTIIGGGDSAAAAEKFHLADKMDHISTGGGASLEFMEGKKLPGVEALNDK, from the coding sequence ATGACCAAGAAAAGTGTACGTGACGTAGAAGTAAATGGTAAACGCGTATTTGTGCGTGTAGATTTCAACGTGCCGCTCGAGAACGGCAAGATCACGGACGATACCCGGATCCGGGAGACTCTTCCAACGATTAAATATTTGATTGAGAACGGGGCCAAAGTCATTCTGGCGAGCCACCTTGGACGTCCAAAGGGTGAATTCGTAGATTCCCTTCGTCTGACTCCTGCGGCAGAGCGCTTGTCCGAGCTGCTTGGCAAGCAAGTAGCTAAAGCGGATGAAGCTGTAGGCGACGCAGTTAAAGCTCAAGTAGACGCGCTCAACAATGGCGATGTGCTTGTGCTTGAGAACGTTCGTTTCTACCCAGGTGAAGAGAAGAACGATCCTGAATTAGCTAAGCAGTTCGCTGAGCTGGCAGACCTGTTCGTGAACGATGCATTCGGCGCCGCTCACCGTGCACATGCTTCCACCGAAGGTATCGCTCATCAAATCCCGGCTGTATCCGGTCTTCTGATGGAGAAGGAATTGGATGTATTGGGCAAAGCCATCTCTAACCCTGAGCGTCCTTTCACAGCTATCATCGGCGGATCCAAAGTTAAGGACAAGATCGATGTGATCGACAACCTTCTTAACATTGCGGATAACGTATTGATCGGTGGCGGGTTGACCTACACCTTCTTCAAGGCACAAGGTTATGAAATTGGACAATCCCTTCTGGATAAAGATAAACTTGATGTAGCTCTCGGATTCATCGAGAAAGCGAAGAAGCTTGGCAAGAACTTCATGCTTCCAGTGGATATTGTAATCTCTGATGACTTCAGTGCGGATGCTAATACCAGAGTTGTGGGCATTGATGAGATTCCTGCAGATTGGGAAGGCATTGACATTGGACCGAAGACACGTGAACTATATGCTGACGTGATCAAGAACTCCAAGCTGGTAGTATGGAACGGACCTATGGGCGTGTTCGAAATCGAGCCATTCTCTCATGGTACACGTCAAGTGGCTGAAGCTTGTGCGGCTACAGAAGGCTACACAATCATTGGCGGCGGAGACTCCGCAGCAGCAGCTGAGAAGTTCCACCTGGCTGACAAAATGGATCATATTTCTACAGGCGGCGGCGCTTCCCTTGAATTCATGGAAGGCAAGAAGCTTCCGGGCGTTGAAGCGTTGAACGATAAGTAA
- the eno gene encoding phosphopyruvate hydratase, producing the protein MTIISDVYAREVLDSRGNPTVEVEVYLESGAIGRAIVPSGASTGAHEAVELRDGDKSRYLGKGVLKAVENVNEIIAPEVIGMDALDQLGIDKLMISLDGTENKGKLGANAILAVSMAVARAAADALDLPLYVYLGGFNAKQLPVPMMNIVNGGAHADNNVDVQEFMVLPVGAPTFKEALRTGAEIFHSLKSVLGSKGLSTAVGDEGGFAPNFSSNEEALTTIIEAIEKAGYKPGVDVFLGMDVASTEFFKNGKYELEGEGKSYTSAEFVDLLASWVDKYPIITIEDGCSEDDWEGWKLLTEKLGDKIQLVGDDLFVTNTERLAKGIEDNIGNSILIKVNQIGTLTETFDAIELAKRNGYTAVISHRSGESEDSTIADIAVATNAGQIKTGAPSRTDRIAKYNQLLRIEDQLGELAQYNGLKSFYNLKNK; encoded by the coding sequence ATGACAATTATTTCTGACGTATATGCACGCGAAGTCCTTGACTCCCGTGGTAACCCGACTGTAGAAGTTGAAGTATATCTTGAATCCGGCGCTATTGGCCGTGCGATCGTACCTTCCGGTGCATCCACAGGCGCACACGAAGCTGTAGAGCTTCGCGATGGCGACAAATCCCGTTACCTGGGTAAAGGCGTTCTGAAAGCAGTTGAGAACGTGAATGAGATCATCGCTCCAGAAGTAATCGGTATGGACGCTTTGGACCAACTCGGTATCGACAAATTGATGATCAGCCTTGATGGTACTGAGAACAAAGGCAAGCTGGGTGCGAACGCAATCCTGGCTGTATCCATGGCTGTTGCCCGTGCTGCTGCTGACGCTCTTGATCTGCCGCTGTATGTATACCTTGGCGGATTCAACGCGAAACAGCTTCCAGTTCCTATGATGAACATCGTTAACGGTGGTGCCCATGCGGACAACAACGTTGACGTACAAGAGTTCATGGTTCTTCCAGTAGGCGCGCCTACTTTCAAAGAAGCTCTTCGTACAGGTGCCGAGATCTTCCACAGCCTGAAATCTGTTCTTGGCAGCAAAGGCCTGAGCACAGCTGTAGGTGACGAAGGTGGATTCGCTCCTAACTTCTCTTCTAACGAAGAAGCACTTACAACAATTATCGAAGCGATCGAAAAAGCTGGTTACAAGCCAGGCGTTGACGTATTCCTGGGTATGGACGTAGCTTCCACTGAGTTCTTCAAGAACGGTAAATATGAGCTGGAAGGCGAAGGCAAATCCTACACTTCCGCTGAGTTCGTAGACCTTCTTGCTTCTTGGGTTGATAAATACCCAATCATCACTATTGAAGATGGCTGCTCTGAAGATGACTGGGAAGGTTGGAAGCTTCTTACCGAGAAGCTTGGCGACAAGATCCAATTGGTTGGTGACGACCTGTTCGTAACCAACACAGAGCGTCTTGCTAAAGGTATCGAAGATAACATCGGTAACTCTATCCTGATCAAAGTGAACCAAATCGGTACATTGACAGAGACTTTCGATGCGATCGAGCTTGCAAAACGTAACGGCTACACAGCTGTAATCTCCCACCGTTCCGGTGAGTCCGAAGACAGCACAATCGCGGATATCGCAGTAGCTACTAATGCTGGTCAGATCAAGACAGGTGCTCCTTCCCGTACTGACCGTATTGCGAAATACAACCAATTGCTTCGCATTGAAGATCAATTGGGTGAACTTGCTCAATACAACGGCTTGAAATCCTTCTACAACCTCAAAAACAAATAA